A stretch of the Aegilops tauschii subsp. strangulata cultivar AL8/78 chromosome 4, Aet v6.0, whole genome shotgun sequence genome encodes the following:
- the LOC109786810 gene encoding uncharacterized protein: protein MSGGFFRGTSADQDTRFSNKHAKLLKTQKFASELDHQVDMSKVKMDVMKPWIATRVTELLGFEDEVLINFIYGLLDAKEVDGKYIQIQLTGFMEKNTIKFMRELWSLLLSAQQNASGVPQQFLDAKEAEIQQRKAEEARIAQEIQKKREKDGRDTELDKHKMMAGDTGNSRSHGDSLGSALNNPNVDAEKEKELDLKHSSRTKSREHRRPRSTSLSPRGRQRSISPRRRSPSPSRQRSSRRSASPRRSVSPRRHSPRVAPSVSRRRSPYSRRSPSVPRSPSPRRRFPIRRRSPPSGRRRSPSPYRRRSPARAPRRSPSPARRRSPPRHRLPADRHRSPSPGRRRPRSPSPVRRRPRSPSPRRHRPRSPGRRQSLSPHRSLQLRSPKRQRKSPISIRTLSANRPVSPQRRRSSSPHSRSPNRSRRSSSRDAEKGTNGAPSTKGRDLAQRNQERSGRESPDFEHRRLTKSLRSPTNDAKRDSTRGSPLKDTGKHMPSQDSTNTSGDEEEGGRARENARKANSSRRVSKDFSADLQLKEVNVDNSIPGEKPSSRSRQYGGKDVPKKYDNQLSDSSEDALDGRRMKRQGDSPDDSPVKRQSPSRAGDSYPKDGINNERAKTDSFGASYDAIAAKKYSGKVDEAFQSDGGSPLQKAKKRTYDSKHIDHGSSGSEESEKHRSQSEKRGHKKGHKHKKHYDDSSDSDSYSDDKESKRRRREEKKLRKEERRLRREERHRRRADRHASKQKLKYAGSPLSDLEKDRQSGSDADVGKKGSYTPREEPDPNKLEIELRQRALESLAKKSKHVVTPSSDVEKDRESDSDADVRKRVS, encoded by the exons ATGTCGGGAGGCTTCTTCCGG GGGACGTCGGCCGACCAGGATACCAGATTCTCCAACAAGCATGCCAAGCTGCTCAAGACGCAGAAGTTCGCGTCCGAGCTTGACCATCAG GTGGACATGTCAAAGGTGAAGATGGACGTGATGAAGCCGTGGATTGCCACACGGGTCACCGAGCTTCTTGGGTTCGAGGACGAAGTTCTTATCAACTTCATCTACGGCCTGCTCGATGCGAAG GAGGTGGACGGGAAGTACATACAGATCCAGCTGACAGGGTTCATGGAGAAGAATACAATAAAGTTCATGAGGGAGCTGTGGAGCCTCCTTCTCAGTGCGCAGCAGAATGCCAGTGGTGTGCCCCAGCAATTTTTGGATGCAAAGGAGGCTGAGATTCAGCAGAGAAAG GCGGAAGAGGCTAGAATTGCCCAGGAGATCCAGAAGAAGCGAGAGAAAGATGGAAGGGACACAGAACTAGATAAACACAAAATGATG GCCGGGGATACTGGTAATTCAAGATCTCATGGTGATTCACTTGGCTCTGCTTTAAACAATCCCAATGTTGATGCTGAGAAAGAAAAGGAACTGGACTTGAAGCATAGCTCGAGAACAAAGAGCCG GGAACATCGAAGACCTAGGAGCACATCTTTGTCGCCCCGTGGTAGGCAACGGTCTATTTCTCCAAGGAGGCGCTCTCCATCCCCTTCCAGACAAAGATCATCACGACGTTCAGCTTCACCTAGGCGTTCTGTTTCCCCCCGAAGGCATTCCCCAAGAGTTGCTCCTTCAGTGTCTAGGCGGAGGTCACCGTATTCCAGGAGATCACCTTCGGTACCTAGATCCCCATCACCCCGGCGGAGATTTCCCATTAGGAGAAGATCTCCACCATCTGGGCGACGTAGATCACCATCTCCTTATCGCCGTCGGTCCCCAGCTCGCGCACCTAGAAGATCACCATCTCCTGCGCGTCGCAGATCACCTCCTCGACACAGATTACCAGCAGATAGGCACCGGTCCCCATCGCCAGGAAGACGCAGGCCACGGTCCCCATCACCTGTAAGACGCAGGCCACGGTCCCCATCACCTAGAAGGCATAGACCACGTTCTCCAGGAAGACGGCAGTCCCTGTCACCTCACCGCTCACTGCAGTTGAGGTCACCAAAACGCCAGAGAAAATCCCCAATTTCAATTAGGACGCTTTCTGCAAATCGTCCAGTCTCTCCACAGCGGAGGAG GAGTAGCAGTCCACACAGCAGGAGTCCAAATCGTTCACGTAGGAGTTCGAGCAGGGACGCAGAAAAGGGAACAAACGGTGCACCCTCCACTAAAGGCAGGGATCTGGCTCAAAG GAACCAAGAAAGGAGTGGCCGAGAGTCACCGGATTTTGAACACCGTAGGCTCACAAAATCCTTGAGGTCTCCTACGAATGATGCAAAAAGAGATTCCACACGTGGCAG TCCTTTGAAGGACACTGGGAAACATATGCCCAGTCAGGACAGCACAAATACCAgtggagacgaggaagaaggcgGGCGTGCAAG GGAGAATGCACGGAAGGCCAATTCATCACGCAGGGTATCCAAGGATTTCTCAGCTGATCTGCAACTAAAGGAAGTCAACGTTGATAACTCAATCCCTGGAGAAAAACCCTCTTCCAGATCAAGACAGTA TGGCGGCAAGGATGTCCCCAAGAAATATGATAATCAGCTATCAGATTCTTCAGAAGATGCGCTTGATGGTAGAAGAATGAAACGCCAGGGTGATTCCCCTGATGATTCTCCTGTGAAACGGCAGTCCCCTAGTAGAGCCGGCGACTCTTATCCAAAGGATGGGATTAACAATGAGCGTGCCAAAACGGATTCATTTGGTGCTTCTTATGATGCTATTGCAGCGAAGAAATACTCTGGTAAAGTTGATGAAGCTTTCCAATCAGATGGTGGAAGTCCTCTTCAAAAAGCTAAGAAAAGAACATATGATAGTAAACACATTGATCATGGCAGTTCGGGCTCAGAAGAATCTGAGAAACACAGATCCCAGTCTGAGAAGCGAGGACATAAAAAGGGTCACAAGCATAAGAAGCATTATGATGATAGTTCTGATTCTGATTCTTACTCAGATGACAAGGAGTCCAAGAGGAGGAGGCGAGAAGAGAAAAAGCTACGAAAAGAGGAAAGGCGCCTTAGACGTGAAGAACGGCACCGCAGAAGGGCGGACCGTCATGCCAGTAAACAGAAATTGAAGTATGCTGGTTCTCCCCTGTCAGATCTTGAGAAGGATCGTCAATCTGGCTCAGATGCTGATGTTGGGAAGAAAGGTTCATACACTCCGAGAGAAGAACCTGACCCAAACAAACTTGAAATTGAGCTTCGACAGAGAGCTCTTGAATCTCTTGCAAAGAAATCAAAGCATGTTGTTACTCCCTCTTCAGATGTCGAGAAGGACCGTGAATCTGACTCGGATGCTGATGTTAGGAAGAGAGTTTCATAG
- the LOC109786808 gene encoding AT-hook motif nuclear-localized protein 22: MGSMDGHPLQGNHAYAHVPAGSNNDEDDASPPPSAGGGSSGSGRRPRGRPPGSKNKPKPPVVVTRESPNAMRSHVLEIASGADIVEAIAAFSRRRQRGVSVLSGSGAVTNVTLRQPAGTGAAAVALRGRFEILSLSGAFLPAPAPPGATGLAVYLAGGQGQVVGGSVMGELLASGPVMVIAATFGNATYERLPLDQDAEEGAVLSGSEGAATQLEQQGSGGAAVPPPMYAVPQTPPSDMFGQWGQAAVARPPPTSF; encoded by the coding sequence ATGGGGAGCATGGACGGCCACCCGCTCCAGGGCAACCACGCCTACGCCCACGTCCCTGCCGGCAGCAACAACGACGAGGACGACGCGTCGCCGCCGCCCTCGGCCGGCGGGGGGTCCTCGGGGTCGGGCCGCCGGCCGCGCGGCAGGCCCCCGGGGTCCAAGAACAAGCCCAAGCCGCCCGTGGTGGTGACGCGGGAGAGCCCCAACGCGATGCGCTCCCACGTGCTGGAGATCGCCAGCGGGGCCGACATCGTCGAGGCCATCGCGGCCTTCTCCCGCCGCAGGCAGCGCGGCGTCTCCGTCCTCAGCGGGAGCGGCGCCGTCACCAACGTCACGCTGCGCCAGCCCGCGGGGACCGGGGCGGCCGCCGTCGCCCTGCGGGGGCGGTTCGAAATACTCTCCCTGTCCGGCGCCTTCCTcccggcgccggcgccgcccggGGCGACGGGGCTCGCCGTCTACCTCGCGGGCGGGCAGGGGCAGGTGGTCGGAGGCAGCGTGATGGGGGAGCTGCTCGCGTCGGGCCCCGTCATGGTGATCGCGGCCACGTTCGGCAACGCCACGTACGAGAGGCTGCCGCTGGATCAAGACGCCGAGGAGGGCGCTGTGCTGTCCGGGTCGGAGGGCGCCGCCACGCAGCTGGAGCAGCAGGGCAGCGGGGGCGCCGCCGTGCCCCCGCCGATGTACGCCGTGCCGCAGACGCCGCCCAGCGACATGTTCGGGCAGTGGGGGCAGGCGGCCGTGGCGCGGCCTCCGCCGACGTCATTCTAG